In a genomic window of Flavobacterium lipolyticum:
- a CDS encoding XRE family transcriptional regulator, whose amino-acid sequence MSLFSDNIRALRVKHKISQEKLAENLSITRGRYVKYEDGTSEAPYDILKKIALYFHTSIDLLLSVDIRKINIENLIKLEGNRLILPIQVDNFGENYIEIVSQRAKAGYLNGYADPEYIESLQQVSLPFLGPGKHRGFPVEGDSMPPHEDGSIIIGRYVERLGEVMDGKTYILITKNEGMVYKRLNKNKKNSLVLESDNSFYPNYEVKASDILEIWEYECNIGRSDKKQQLSETESMKELLLQVKREVMEIKNNTANT is encoded by the coding sequence ATGTCCTTATTTTCAGACAACATCAGAGCATTAAGGGTTAAGCATAAAATATCGCAGGAGAAATTAGCTGAAAACCTGAGTATTACAAGAGGAAGATACGTGAAATACGAAGACGGAACTTCGGAAGCACCGTATGACATTTTAAAGAAAATCGCCTTGTATTTTCATACCAGTATCGATTTATTATTGTCAGTCGATATTCGGAAAATAAACATCGAAAATTTGATAAAACTCGAAGGGAATCGGCTTATTCTACCTATTCAGGTCGATAATTTTGGAGAAAATTATATCGAAATTGTATCCCAAAGAGCAAAAGCAGGTTACCTGAACGGATACGCCGATCCGGAATATATTGAAAGTCTACAGCAGGTTTCTCTTCCGTTTTTAGGTCCTGGGAAACATCGCGGATTTCCGGTCGAAGGTGATTCAATGCCGCCACACGAAGACGGATCGATTATTATTGGACGTTATGTGGAAAGGCTGGGAGAGGTGATGGACGGTAAAACGTATATCCTGATTACCAAAAACGAAGGAATGGTGTACAAGCGTCTGAACAAAAACAAAAAGAATAGTCTGGTTTTAGAATCGGATAATAGTTTTTACCCCAATTATGAAGTGAAAGCTTCTGATATTTTGGAGATTTGGGAATATGAGTGCAACATTGGCCGTTCGGACAAAAAGCAGCAATTGTCTGAAACGGAAAGCATGAAAGAACTGCTTCTTCAGGTTAAAAGAGAGGTGATGGAGATTAAGAATAATACGGCGAATACGTAA
- the dinB gene encoding DNA polymerase IV has translation MARAIVHMDLDTFFVSCERLTNSQLKGLPLIIGGGDRGVVASCSYEARKFGVRSAMPIRMALKLCPDAKVMKGDMELYSQLSHDVTQILQEKAPVLEKASIDEFYLDITGMDKFHGSYKWTNELAQSVMKETGLPISFSLSINKTVSKIATGEGKPVGKLEIPEQNVQDFLNPLSIQKIPMVGAVTFQLLSRIGVRKIQTLAEMPAEVLQQMIGKNGLELWKKAHGIDHTPVEPYTERKSISTETTFSQDTIDIAKLKRILLGMVEKLAFQLRAEQWLTSTITVKIRYANFDTETKQSKIAYTSADHILTKNVTELFDKVYQRRMRLRLIGIRFSGLVRGTYQIDLFEDTQEMLSLYAAMDRIKNRYGYDAVMRCAGASFKPNTKDEILKRTK, from the coding sequence ATGGCAAGGGCAATTGTACACATGGATCTGGATACTTTTTTTGTATCCTGTGAAAGGTTAACCAACTCACAATTAAAAGGATTACCTCTAATTATTGGAGGTGGTGATCGTGGCGTTGTTGCCTCTTGTTCTTATGAAGCCCGTAAATTCGGAGTCCGTTCTGCTATGCCCATTCGTATGGCATTAAAACTCTGTCCTGATGCGAAAGTAATGAAAGGCGATATGGAATTGTATTCGCAATTATCGCATGATGTTACACAAATTCTTCAGGAAAAAGCACCTGTTTTAGAAAAAGCAAGCATCGATGAATTTTATCTCGACATTACCGGAATGGATAAATTTCACGGCAGCTATAAATGGACTAATGAGCTGGCCCAATCTGTAATGAAAGAAACCGGTCTGCCTATTAGTTTTTCATTATCGATTAATAAAACGGTTTCTAAAATTGCAACCGGAGAAGGCAAACCGGTAGGAAAGCTTGAAATTCCGGAACAAAATGTACAGGACTTTTTAAATCCTTTATCGATTCAGAAAATTCCAATGGTCGGAGCAGTTACTTTTCAGCTTTTGTCCAGAATTGGCGTTCGCAAAATTCAGACGCTGGCCGAAATGCCTGCCGAGGTGCTACAACAAATGATTGGTAAAAACGGTCTGGAGCTCTGGAAAAAAGCACACGGAATCGACCACACTCCCGTTGAACCTTATACGGAAAGAAAATCAATATCTACCGAAACTACTTTTTCTCAGGATACGATTGACATTGCAAAACTCAAAAGAATACTTTTAGGAATGGTCGAAAAACTGGCTTTCCAGCTTCGCGCCGAACAATGGCTGACCTCAACCATTACGGTTAAAATACGTTATGCCAATTTTGATACCGAGACCAAACAATCTAAAATTGCCTATACCTCTGCAGATCATATTCTGACCAAAAATGTAACCGAATTATTTGATAAGGTCTACCAACGTCGAATGCGGCTTCGCTTAATTGGTATTCGCTTTAGCGGGCTTGTACGAGGAACCTATCAAATTGATCTTTTTGAAGACACCCAGGAAATGTTATCACTCTACGCCGCTATGGACCGAATAAAAAACCGTTATGGCTATGATGCTGTAATGCGTTGCGCGGGGGCTTCTTTTAAACCCAATACTAAAGACGAAATTTTAAAACGTACCAAATAA
- a CDS encoding universal stress protein, which produces MEKENNAQHFLDLIQKSRKGKFKIYIGMSAGVGKTYRMLQEAHSLLRNGIDVKIGYIETHMRKETHELLSGLPVIPRRTIFYKGKELEELDVQAIINLRPEVVIVDELAHTNVEGSKNEKRWQDVLEILEAGINVISAVNIQHIESLNEDVKRITSIDVQERIPDNVLRLADEVVNIDLTSEDLIARLKEGKIYTADKIQTALSNFFKSEQILQLRELALKEVASQVVRKVENEVPQLHALRHEKLLACISSNDKTAKIVIRKAARLASYYNGSWYVLYVETPKESSTKIALDKQRYLINNFKLAVQLGAEVIKVENKNIADAILMTVEEKQITTVCIGKPHLNLFKVILSTTIFRRLLNSLSLSNVDLVILS; this is translated from the coding sequence ATGGAAAAAGAAAATAATGCACAGCACTTTCTCGATTTAATTCAGAAATCACGAAAGGGAAAATTCAAAATCTACATCGGAATGAGTGCCGGTGTGGGTAAAACCTATCGGATGCTGCAGGAAGCACATTCACTCTTAAGAAATGGAATTGATGTAAAAATTGGTTACATCGAAACGCACATGCGAAAAGAAACGCATGAGCTTTTATCTGGTTTGCCTGTGATTCCACGGCGAACCATTTTCTATAAAGGGAAAGAGCTGGAAGAACTCGATGTACAGGCCATTATCAACCTTAGACCCGAAGTTGTAATTGTCGATGAACTCGCACACACCAACGTTGAAGGAAGCAAAAATGAAAAACGCTGGCAGGATGTTTTGGAAATTCTGGAAGCCGGAATCAATGTGATATCGGCAGTAAATATTCAACATATTGAAAGTTTAAATGAAGACGTTAAACGCATCACGAGTATTGATGTTCAGGAACGTATTCCGGATAATGTTTTACGATTGGCCGATGAAGTTGTAAATATCGATTTGACCTCTGAAGATTTGATTGCGCGGCTGAAAGAAGGAAAAATTTATACAGCAGATAAGATTCAGACCGCTTTGTCTAATTTTTTCAAATCGGAACAAATTTTACAGTTGCGTGAATTGGCTTTGAAAGAAGTAGCCAGCCAGGTAGTGCGAAAAGTAGAAAACGAAGTACCTCAACTGCATGCTTTAAGACACGAAAAATTACTGGCCTGTATTAGCAGCAACGATAAAACAGCCAAAATTGTAATCAGAAAAGCGGCACGTCTGGCTAGTTATTACAATGGATCCTGGTATGTTTTATATGTAGAAACTCCAAAAGAAAGCAGTACCAAAATTGCGTTAGACAAACAACGCTATCTGATTAATAATTTTAAACTGGCCGTACAGCTGGGCGCCGAAGTGATTAAAGTAGAGAACAAAAACATCGCAGATGCTATTTTAATGACTGTTGAAGAAAAACAAATCACAACGGTTTGTATTGGAAAACCACATTTAAATTTATTTAAAGTAATTTTGTCTACAACCATTTTCAGACGTCTGTTAAATAGTCTGTCTTTATCAAATGTGGATCTTGTTATATTGTCTTAA
- a CDS encoding DNA polymerase III subunit alpha — MYLNCHSFHSLRYGTIPLKELISQAVSCGVKAMALTDINTVTGIYDFIKACQEKGIKPLVGIEFRCRHQFRYIGLAQNAEGLGEMNRFLTAHNFSGELLPSIAPEFKSVFVIYTLENAPEVLRKNEFIGIRTDEVSKLFTSEHKNKMNQMVILQPVTFRTKTEHNLHKILRAIDTNVILSKLTESDYCKASEILQSSESLLPFYEKYPEIISNTQRIIDCCNFEYDFGVPKNKKFYTNSRQEDLEKLTALAWEGFKNRYEDENQEAKKRVEKELKVIDELEFSGYFLITWDIVQYSNSQGFMHIGRGSGANSIIAYCLGITDICPIELDLYFERFLNLNRKTPPDFDIDWSWQERNIILEYIFRKYGKDHVAFCGTNVEFKYRSIYREVGKVFGLPKEELDMLAKNPEELHETNKIVKQVQYYGQMLSKYPNQRSMHACGILISEEPITNYTPLEMPPKGFPIVLFDMHIAEEIGFEKFDILSQRGIGHIDDSVKLIEKNRGIKVDIRNTSISKNEALCNIYLAQGRTIGCFYIESPAMRGLLRRLNCDNYKILVAASSIIRPGVAQSGMMKEYIFRHNNPNQFQYFHDVFKEQLGETYGIMVYQEDVIKIAQHYGGLPAADGDILRRAMSGKGRSLEALQKVKDNFFACCAQKGHPEILSQEIYRQIESFAGYSFCKAHSASYAVESYQSLFLKVYYPVEFMTAVINNQGGFYRTEVYVHEARMSGGSIHNPCVNKSEYQTTLYGTDIYLGFMHVQSLESKTAHLIESEREKNGAFLSLEDFINRIPIGIENMKILIFIDAFRFTGKTKNQLLVVASLLLNNFKPENRNLRLIQEPAKEYKLPTLERSLYEDAFDEIELLSFPVSCTVFDLLQTKYRGDIMARDLTACHKKQVRMLAYLISRKQVPTKKGTMYFGTWIDHEGTYFDTAHFPDSLANYPFQGGGCYLLLGNVEVDYHFPTITITKMAKMPFIPDPRYMDAKDQFKTQRQIKEDVSPTHREPYPQGHEINLPRHRMKF, encoded by the coding sequence ATGTATCTTAATTGTCATTCCTTCCATTCATTACGTTATGGCACAATTCCGCTTAAAGAATTGATTAGCCAGGCCGTCTCTTGTGGGGTAAAAGCAATGGCACTTACAGATATTAATACCGTTACCGGAATTTATGATTTTATAAAAGCATGTCAGGAAAAAGGAATTAAACCCCTAGTGGGAATAGAATTTCGATGCCGTCATCAATTCCGATATATTGGTCTGGCACAAAATGCAGAAGGTTTGGGCGAAATGAACCGCTTCTTAACAGCTCATAATTTCAGCGGAGAACTTTTGCCTTCAATTGCACCTGAATTCAAATCCGTTTTCGTGATTTATACTTTAGAAAATGCTCCGGAAGTTCTTCGTAAAAATGAATTCATCGGGATTCGAACAGACGAAGTTTCCAAGCTTTTTACATCCGAACACAAAAATAAAATGAATCAGATGGTCATTTTACAGCCTGTTACTTTTAGGACTAAAACAGAACACAATCTGCATAAAATTCTCCGGGCCATTGATACTAATGTTATCTTATCTAAACTAACCGAATCTGATTACTGTAAAGCTTCTGAAATTCTGCAGTCTTCGGAATCTCTTTTGCCTTTTTATGAAAAATATCCTGAAATTATAAGCAATACTCAGAGAATAATTGATTGCTGTAATTTTGAATATGATTTTGGAGTTCCAAAAAACAAAAAATTCTATACTAATAGTCGTCAGGAAGATTTAGAAAAACTGACTGCTCTGGCTTGGGAAGGATTCAAAAACCGTTATGAAGACGAGAATCAGGAAGCCAAAAAACGTGTCGAAAAAGAACTGAAAGTTATTGATGAATTAGAATTCAGCGGCTATTTCCTCATCACCTGGGATATTGTACAATACAGCAACAGTCAGGGTTTTATGCATATTGGCCGTGGAAGCGGTGCCAACAGTATTATCGCCTATTGTCTCGGAATCACCGATATCTGCCCTATTGAACTGGATTTATATTTTGAACGTTTTTTAAACCTCAACCGCAAAACTCCTCCTGATTTTGATATTGACTGGAGCTGGCAGGAACGCAATATAATTCTGGAATATATCTTCAGAAAATACGGCAAAGATCATGTGGCTTTTTGCGGTACCAATGTCGAATTTAAATACCGTTCTATTTATAGAGAAGTGGGAAAAGTATTTGGTCTTCCGAAAGAAGAACTGGACATGCTCGCTAAAAATCCCGAGGAACTTCACGAAACCAATAAAATTGTAAAACAGGTTCAGTATTATGGTCAGATGCTTAGCAAATACCCCAATCAACGCAGTATGCACGCCTGTGGCATTTTGATTTCCGAAGAACCTATTACGAATTATACGCCATTAGAAATGCCTCCAAAAGGCTTTCCTATCGTGCTTTTCGACATGCACATTGCCGAAGAGATCGGTTTCGAAAAATTCGATATCCTGAGTCAGCGCGGTATTGGCCATATTGATGACAGTGTAAAACTCATCGAGAAAAACAGAGGGATAAAAGTCGATATTCGCAATACTTCGATTTCTAAAAACGAAGCTTTATGCAACATTTATCTGGCTCAGGGTCGCACTATTGGCTGTTTTTATATCGAAAGCCCTGCCATGCGTGGTTTACTACGCCGGCTGAATTGTGACAATTATAAAATTCTGGTAGCCGCTTCCTCTATCATTCGCCCTGGTGTAGCACAATCCGGAATGATGAAAGAATATATTTTTCGCCATAATAACCCCAATCAGTTTCAGTATTTCCATGACGTTTTTAAAGAACAGCTTGGCGAAACTTACGGCATTATGGTCTATCAGGAAGATGTGATCAAAATCGCACAACATTATGGAGGGCTACCCGCTGCAGATGGTGATATCCTGCGTAGAGCGATGTCCGGAAAAGGACGATCCCTTGAAGCCTTGCAAAAAGTAAAAGACAACTTTTTTGCCTGCTGTGCTCAAAAAGGGCATCCCGAAATACTGAGTCAGGAGATCTATCGTCAGATTGAATCTTTTGCAGGATATTCGTTTTGCAAGGCACATTCAGCTTCTTATGCTGTAGAAAGTTATCAGAGCTTGTTCCTGAAAGTTTATTATCCGGTAGAATTTATGACGGCGGTAATCAACAATCAGGGCGGATTTTACCGAACCGAGGTTTACGTACACGAAGCACGTATGTCAGGCGGAAGCATACACAACCCCTGCGTGAATAAAAGTGAATATCAGACTACTTTATACGGTACAGACATTTATCTGGGTTTTATGCATGTGCAGAGTCTGGAATCCAAAACAGCTCATTTGATCGAATCAGAACGCGAGAAAAATGGTGCTTTTCTTTCATTGGAGGACTTTATCAACAGAATTCCTATCGGGATTGAAAACATGAAAATTCTAATTTTTATAGATGCTTTTCGTTTTACAGGAAAAACCAAAAATCAGCTTTTAGTTGTTGCCAGTTTGCTTTTGAACAATTTCAAACCCGAAAACAGAAATCTGAGGCTGATACAGGAACCGGCAAAAGAATACAAACTTCCTACTTTGGAACGTTCTTTATATGAAGATGCCTTTGATGAGATTGAGCTCTTGAGTTTTCCTGTTTCCTGTACTGTTTTTGATCTTTTACAAACTAAATACCGAGGTGATATCATGGCCAGAGATTTAACAGCCTGCCATAAAAAACAGGTTCGCATGCTTGCTTATCTGATTTCAAGAAAACAGGTTCCTACCAAAAAAGGAACCATGTATTTTGGCACCTGGATCGATCATGAAGGTACTTATTTTGACACCGCACATTTTCCGGACAGTCTCGCAAACTATCCTTTTCAGGGAGGTGGCTGCTATCTTTTGCTAGGAAATGTCGAAGTCGATTATCATTTTCCAACCATTACCATAACCAAAATGGCCAAAATGCCTTTTATTCCCGATCCGCGTTATATGGATGCTAAAGATCAGTTTAAAACACAGCGTCAGATAAAAGAAGATGTCAGCCCAACACATCGGGAGCCTTATCCGCAAGGACATGAAATTAATTTACCCCGACACCGAATGAAATTTTAG
- a CDS encoding alpha-ketoglutarate-dependent dioxygenase AlkB family protein — MTLFSDTELFATGLKGKKIFDLPDAELILIDNFFAKEESDRFYERILHQTKWREYEMEMYDKIVTAPRMISWYEDKDNVGADPNGPDWTYDLLTIRGRVERETQLEFNSLLLNLYRNGNDGVSWHSDKEHNSGPDPIIASVTFGETRMFRLRHKFRKEIPQVEIPLHHGSFLLMSGTTNSFWQHQVPKTARDVLPRINLTFRRTNRKS; from the coding sequence ATGACACTATTTAGCGATACCGAATTATTTGCCACAGGCTTGAAAGGAAAAAAAATATTTGATTTGCCTGATGCAGAACTTATTTTGATCGACAACTTTTTTGCCAAAGAAGAATCCGATCGTTTTTATGAAAGAATACTTCATCAAACGAAATGGAGAGAATATGAAATGGAAATGTATGATAAAATTGTTACAGCTCCCCGAATGATTTCATGGTATGAAGATAAAGATAATGTTGGAGCAGATCCAAATGGTCCTGACTGGACTTATGATTTATTAACTATCAGAGGCCGTGTCGAAAGAGAAACCCAACTTGAATTTAATAGTCTCCTGCTTAATTTATATCGAAATGGCAATGATGGCGTTTCCTGGCACAGTGATAAAGAACATAACTCCGGACCAGACCCCATTATTGCTTCGGTCACTTTTGGAGAAACCCGCATGTTTCGATTGCGTCATAAATTCCGGAAAGAAATCCCGCAGGTAGAGATTCCGCTTCATCATGGTTCCTTTCTGTTAATGTCTGGAACAACCAATAGTTTTTGGCAACATCAGGTTCCAAAAACCGCACGCGATGTTTTACCAAGAATCAACTTAACCTTTAGGAGAACGAACAGAAAAAGCTGA
- a CDS encoding exonuclease domain-containing protein, translated as MKKQEYAIVDIETTGGNASGSCITEIAIVIHDGKKVIERFETLVNPQKEIPLPIFALTGINNEMVANAPIFDDIAEKVMELLNDRIFVAHNVNFDYSFVRHQLEASGFKWTARKLCTVRAARKIRPGFASYSLGKLCNSLDIPLENRHRAGGDAEATAILFSRLLEWDDEGHIEQMIKNTAQDQRLPPNLPPEDFNNLPEKPGVYYFYNEVKKVIYVGKAVNIKKRVASHFSGHNINLQRQHFLRDIYSISYEICGNELMALLLECTEIKHLWPTYNRALKRFEPKFGLYQYEARNGYKYLAIGKLNKFQSCIEHFSSLHEATNILRGLAERFEIDYRFCKYSKPEEGELFQNNDVKDLPDTFLHNEQVDNAIDFLLNNRPTFAIIEKGRTAHERSCIWIENGHFYGMGYIPLDVAITDPSEVKNYATPYKSNQYIVQLIFAYAEKNPRKVFFNKNLLTSRI; from the coding sequence ATGAAAAAGCAGGAATATGCCATAGTCGATATTGAAACCACAGGTGGTAACGCCAGTGGCAGCTGCATTACAGAAATTGCCATTGTCATTCACGACGGCAAAAAAGTAATAGAACGCTTTGAGACGCTCGTAAATCCGCAGAAGGAAATACCGCTTCCCATTTTTGCCTTAACGGGTATCAACAATGAAATGGTAGCCAATGCTCCTATTTTTGATGATATTGCCGAAAAAGTAATGGAATTGCTAAACGACCGGATCTTTGTTGCTCATAATGTCAATTTCGATTATTCGTTTGTTCGCCACCAGCTAGAGGCATCCGGATTCAAATGGACGGCCAGAAAGTTATGTACCGTTCGCGCAGCCAGAAAAATCAGACCGGGTTTCGCCTCCTATAGCTTAGGAAAACTTTGCAATTCGCTCGACATCCCTTTAGAAAACAGGCATCGTGCCGGAGGCGACGCAGAAGCTACTGCTATATTGTTCTCTCGATTACTGGAATGGGACGACGAAGGTCATATCGAACAAATGATCAAAAACACGGCACAGGATCAGCGTTTGCCTCCTAACCTTCCGCCGGAAGATTTTAATAATTTACCGGAAAAACCAGGCGTATATTATTTTTATAATGAGGTAAAAAAAGTAATCTACGTGGGAAAAGCAGTTAATATAAAAAAACGCGTTGCTTCTCATTTCAGCGGCCACAATATCAATCTGCAAAGACAACATTTCTTACGGGATATTTATTCTATTTCCTATGAAATTTGTGGCAACGAGTTGATGGCACTTCTGTTAGAATGTACTGAAATCAAACATCTTTGGCCAACTTACAATAGAGCTTTAAAGCGATTTGAACCGAAATTTGGATTGTATCAATATGAAGCCCGTAATGGATACAAGTACCTGGCTATTGGAAAACTCAATAAATTTCAGTCGTGTATTGAGCACTTCAGTAGTTTACACGAAGCAACAAATATACTGCGGGGTTTAGCAGAACGATTTGAAATTGATTATAGATTTTGCAAATATTCAAAACCTGAAGAAGGAGAACTATTTCAAAATAATGATGTAAAAGACTTGCCGGATACCTTCCTCCACAATGAGCAAGTCGACAATGCTATTGATTTTTTATTAAATAACAGACCCACTTTTGCCATTATAGAAAAAGGAAGAACAGCGCACGAACGCAGTTGCATTTGGATAGAAAATGGTCATTTTTATGGTATGGGATATATTCCGTTGGATGTTGCGATTACGGATCCTTCAGAAGTAAAAAATTATGCCACACCATATAAAAGCAATCAATACATTGTACAGTTGATTTTTGCTTATGCAGAAAAGAATCCCCGAAAAGTGTTTTTCAACAAAAATTTGCTGACATCAAGAATATAA
- a CDS encoding porin codes for MKKTILTALIAFGFSNLHAQEESKSPFTFSGYVDVYYSYDFAKPDNHTRPGFIYNYNRSNEMNINLGLAKVNYSKGNVRGNFALMAGTYAEYNLAAEQGLLKNVYEANVGVKISSSHNLWVDAGIMPSHLGFESAIGKDCQNLTRGILAENSPYYETGVKIGYTSESGEWYLAGMYLNGWQRIQKVEGNQTPAFGTQVTYKPTDKVVLNWSTYVGNEQPDINKKWRYFNNFYGQFKVTDKTNITAGFDIGTQQSAKNSNKYDTWFSPILIVQYKPTDKIQLAARGEYYSDEKGVIIATETPNGFKTYGFSANFDYLVTDNVMFRIEARNLSSKDEIFTKNNLPTDTNTFVTTSLAISF; via the coding sequence ATGAAAAAAACAATACTTACTGCTTTAATCGCTTTTGGTTTTAGCAATTTACATGCTCAGGAAGAATCTAAAAGTCCGTTTACATTTTCAGGATATGTAGACGTTTATTACAGCTATGATTTCGCAAAACCGGATAATCATACTCGCCCGGGGTTTATTTATAACTACAATAGAAGTAATGAAATGAACATCAATTTAGGATTAGCAAAAGTAAACTACAGCAAAGGTAATGTACGCGGAAATTTTGCGCTGATGGCCGGAACTTATGCCGAATACAACCTGGCTGCCGAACAGGGTTTATTAAAAAATGTATATGAAGCAAATGTGGGAGTGAAGATTTCTTCTTCTCATAATTTATGGGTCGATGCGGGAATCATGCCTTCGCATCTTGGTTTTGAAAGTGCTATTGGAAAAGATTGTCAAAATCTTACCAGAGGAATTCTGGCTGAAAACTCTCCTTATTATGAAACGGGAGTTAAAATTGGTTACACTTCGGAGTCCGGAGAATGGTATTTAGCCGGTATGTATTTAAACGGCTGGCAGCGTATCCAAAAAGTAGAAGGCAACCAAACTCCGGCTTTTGGAACTCAGGTCACTTACAAACCAACAGACAAAGTGGTTTTAAACTGGAGCACTTATGTTGGAAATGAGCAACCGGATATCAACAAAAAATGGCGTTACTTTAATAATTTCTACGGACAATTTAAAGTAACCGACAAAACAAACATCACGGCTGGTTTTGATATTGGTACACAACAGTCGGCTAAAAACAGTAACAAATACGACACCTGGTTTTCTCCGATTTTGATTGTCCAATACAAACCTACAGATAAAATCCAGCTGGCAGCTCGTGGCGAATATTACAGTGATGAAAAAGGAGTAATTATTGCCACAGAAACTCCAAATGGTTTTAAAACTTACGGATTTTCAGCTAACTTTGATTACTTAGTAACTGACAATGTAATGTTTAGAATAGAAGCTAGAAATCTTTCCAGTAAAGATGAAATTTTCACAAAAAACAATCTCCCAACGGATACCAATACATTTGTAACGACTTCGCTGGCGATTTCTTTTTAG
- a CDS encoding ATP-binding protein, whose protein sequence is MRIKTKLNLGVGLLFLMIIILSLVSGYAVFLIKADTENILKANYNTLEYSRNMILSLDEIKVNSDSTIHTFKEYLEKQTHNVTEPGEKEATAKLENDFALLEKNGSNEMVKAQIRQDIFSIMKLNLDAIKQKSDIAKHTAENANLWIAIVGTLCFLIAFNLLVNLPNNIANPIKELTQSIKEIANKNYSERVHFTNHNEYGDLAKSFNTMAQKLQEYNNSSLYKLFFEKKRLETLINNMHDPIIGLDHEGVILFVNDEALKIIGMKLEDVIGQSASALAVSNDLIRSLILKEPANDSQKKQPMKIFAHGKESYFDKETINITITPTGEEKEINIGDVIILRNITLFKELDFAKTNFIATVSHELKTPIASIKLSLQLLQNNKTGEMNDDQKQLVESIKEDSQRLLKITGELLNLSQLETGNIQLNIEKSNPYAIVNYATEAVKIQAEQKQIKLIVEANEHLQNVKADSEKTGWVLINYLSNAITYSSEKSTITIRLKEENDQITFQVIDTGKGIDARYKDKVFDKYFQIPGSQKSGTGLGLAISKEFIEAQNGTIGVESNLGLGSTFWFSLKV, encoded by the coding sequence ATGAGAATTAAAACCAAATTGAATCTGGGAGTCGGATTATTATTTTTAATGATTATTATACTCTCATTAGTAAGCGGATATGCTGTGTTTTTGATAAAAGCAGATACCGAAAATATTCTGAAAGCAAATTACAATACACTGGAATATTCCAGAAATATGATTTTGTCACTAGATGAAATCAAAGTGAATAGTGATAGTACGATTCATACTTTTAAGGAATATCTGGAGAAACAAACCCACAATGTTACAGAACCCGGAGAAAAAGAAGCCACTGCCAAACTGGAAAATGACTTTGCCCTTTTAGAAAAAAACGGTTCTAACGAAATGGTGAAAGCGCAAATCAGGCAGGATATTTTTTCGATTATGAAACTCAATCTCGATGCCATCAAACAAAAAAGCGATATTGCCAAACATACCGCCGAAAATGCCAATTTATGGATTGCTATTGTAGGAACGCTCTGCTTTTTAATCGCTTTTAATTTACTGGTTAATCTGCCCAATAATATCGCTAATCCGATTAAGGAACTGACCCAGAGTATTAAAGAAATTGCCAATAAAAATTATTCGGAACGGGTGCATTTTACCAATCACAATGAATACGGTGATCTGGCAAAATCTTTTAATACCATGGCGCAAAAACTTCAGGAATACAACAATAGTAGTTTGTACAAATTATTCTTTGAGAAAAAACGTCTGGAAACTTTAATCAATAACATGCACGATCCTATTATTGGACTAGACCATGAAGGTGTTATTTTGTTTGTGAATGACGAAGCTCTGAAAATTATCGGAATGAAACTGGAAGATGTTATTGGTCAATCCGCTTCTGCTTTGGCAGTTTCCAATGATTTGATTCGCTCTTTGATCCTGAAAGAACCGGCAAATGATTCTCAGAAAAAACAGCCGATGAAGATTTTTGCCCACGGAAAAGAAAGTTATTTTGATAAAGAAACGATCAATATCACCATAACTCCAACAGGCGAAGAAAAGGAAATTAATATTGGAGATGTTATCATCCTTCGAAATATTACCTTATTTAAAGAACTCGATTTTGCAAAAACTAATTTTATTGCAACCGTTTCACACGAATTAAAAACACCGATTGCGTCTATAAAACTGAGTCTTCAATTGCTTCAGAATAATAAAACGGGAGAGATGAACGACGATCAGAAACAACTCGTCGAAAGCATTAAAGAAGATAGTCAGCGTTTATTGAAAATTACGGGTGAATTGCTTAATTTATCTCAATTAGAAACCGGGAATATCCAGTTAAATATCGAAAAAAGCAATCCGTACGCCATTGTAAATTATGCTACCGAAGCGGTAAAAATTCAGGCAGAGCAAAAACAAATAAAACTCATCGTTGAGGCCAATGAACACTTGCAAAATGTAAAAGCCGACAGTGAAAAAACAGGATGGGTTTTGATTAATTATTTATCGAATGCGATCACCTACTCGTCTGAAAAAAGTACGATTACCATCCGCTTAAAAGAAGAAAACGATCAAATTACGTTTCAGGTTATTGATACCGGAAAAGGAATTGATGCACGCTACAAAGACAAAGTTTTTGATAAATATTTTCAGATTCCGGGAAGTCAGAAATCAGGAACCGGATTAGGACTCGCCATCAGTAAAGAATTTATTGAGGCTCAAAACGGAACTATTGGTGTTGAGAGTAATTTAGGCCTGGGAAGTACGTTTTGGTTTTCGTTGAAGGTTTAG